The following DNA comes from Kitasatospora sp. NBC_01287.
GGCCTTGGTGACGCCGCGGGCGCTGATCTCCAGCAGCGCGATCGGGCTGGAGCGGGTGATCTCGGCCAGCGCGCCGACCGCGGCGCGCGCCTCGGCGAGGAAGGTGTCGGGGTCGAGCTCGGGGTGCTTGGCGAGGATCTTGTAGCTGCTCAGCGCCACGCCCCGGCCGCTGCTCGCGGTGCCGCTGGTGCTCGCGCGCCCGCTGTCGTCGCTCAGCAGCAGCTCGGCGGGGGCCACCGCGTGCGCCTCGTCGTCGCCCCACATCCGGGCCTCGAACTGCGGCTCGCGGGCGAAGCCGGCCGGGTACTCGAAGGCGAAGGCCGTGCCGGGCAGCCACTCGCGCAGCCGGGCCACCACGGCCCGGGCGTCCGGGTCGCTCAGCGGGAAGCTCTCCAGCAGCCGCTCACGGTGCACGTCGTAGACCGCGCCGCCGTTGGAGCAGATCGCCACCCCGTGGCCGCCGATGTGCTCGCCGAGCCGCTGCATCCAGCGCGGCGGCCGCCCGGTGACGAAGACCACCCGCAGGCCCGCCTCCTCGGCGGCGATCAGCGCGGCGGCGGTCCGGGTGGAGACGGTGCCGCCCTGGCAGAGCAGGGTGCCGTCGAGGTCGGTGGCGATCAGGCGGGGGCGCGGAGTCGGCTGGGTCATCCGGCCATCCTCGCAGCTGCCCGCGCGGGCGCGGCCGGCTCCGCCGGACCTTCCAAAAGATTTGACGGCGCGCGGTCAACCCCCGTGTGACCGCGCGCCGTCGGGCTGGTCCATCTATTCTGTTGGACGGCCTGCGGTCGAACATACGCCGTACCCTCCCTGGCCTGTCAACCGCAATCGCACGACGACGCCGCGCCGCGTAAAGAGGAGGAACTTTCCGTTCCGCTCGTCCGGGGCGTCCATTTCAGTGGATACTGGGGCCTTCAGCACGGAAACAGCATCCGCGTGCGGCGCGATCCGGTCTCGGCGCTCCCCGCGGACCCGGGGGAGCAGGGAGGGGCGAGCGATGTCGAAGCCCGAGCAGGCCCAGGACAGTCGGCGCACCATCGCCCAGAAGCTCGACCACCTCTTCCAGCAGATCCACCCCGCGGGGCGCGGTCCGTTCAGCTACCACGAGGTGGCGCACGCGATCCGCGAGCAGGCCGGGCCCACCGGGCCGACCGTCTCGCACGGCACGCTGCAGCAGATCCGCACCGGCGCCAAGACCAACCCGACGGTGAAGACCCTGGAGGCCATCGCGGCCTTCTTCGGGGTGCCCGCCGCCTACTTCCTGGACGACACGGTCGCCGAGC
Coding sequences within:
- a CDS encoding HAD family hydrolase — protein: MTQPTPRPRLIATDLDGTLLCQGGTVSTRTAAALIAAEEAGLRVVFVTGRPPRWMQRLGEHIGGHGVAICSNGGAVYDVHRERLLESFPLSDPDARAVVARLREWLPGTAFAFEYPAGFAREPQFEARMWGDDEAHAVAPAELLLSDDSGRASTSGTASSGRGVALSSYKILAKHPELDPDTFLAEARAAVGALAEITRSSPIALLEISARGVTKASTLARWCAELGIDRTEVVAFGDMPNDLEMLAWAGTSYAVANAHPEVLAAVAQRTLSNQDDGVARVIEELITRAAV
- a CDS encoding helix-turn-helix domain-containing protein is translated as MSKPEQAQDSRRTIAQKLDHLFQQIHPAGRGPFSYHEVAHAIREQAGPTGPTVSHGTLQQIRTGAKTNPTVKTLEAIAAFFGVPAAYFLDDTVAERVDARVRELKAGALPPAAAGARAAAVPAGPADELADVLADSNIRAVAFRLAGLSPRALKGLRAIVDQVREVEGLPEVGRVRRGRPRPDPSS